A DNA window from Bos indicus x Bos taurus breed Angus x Brahman F1 hybrid chromosome 16, Bos_hybrid_MaternalHap_v2.0, whole genome shotgun sequence contains the following coding sequences:
- the LOC113906236 gene encoding PRAME family member 27-like yields MSIWNPPRLLDQAVLSLLRDEALAISALEYLPIELFPPLFMEAFYGSCRETLKAMVQAWPFVRLPLGGLMEMPHLGTLQAMLDGLDVLLSQKDQPRRCKLQVLDLRNTGQDFWRMWSGSSVQVSSSSLEEPVAKKRPRTHQTLGPLEVFIELHINGRTMDGFLTYLMRWVEERKASIHLCCKKLKIESMPRDNIMKILSMVQLDCVEEVRVHCTWRLSSLAVFAPLLGQMSNMQRLLLSHTDISTLEDQEEQHVVQITSQFLRLHYLQDLFLESAFFLEGCLDQMLRCLTNPLDTLGITHCLLTNSDLIHLSQCPNISQLKGLDLSGVTLTYSSPELLPGLLEKVAATLQELYLDQCGIMDSQLEAILPALSHCFQLNFFSIRGNFLSMAIMDKMLRHTSALPSLCQELYPVPQESFSSLGILQMGRLAQCRAELLEILKDLGRPRTIWISSSPCPHCGEDTFDHPEPITYGSNTSA; encoded by the exons ATGAGTATCTGGAATCCACCCAGACTCCTGGACCAAGCGGTGTTGAGCCTGCTGAGGGATGAGGCCTTGGCCATTTCTGCTCTGGAGTATCTGCCCATCGAGCTCTTCCCCCCACTCTTCATGGAAGCCTTCTATGGGAGTTGCAGAGAGACACTGAAGGCCATGGTGCAAGCTTGGCCCTTTGTCCGCCTGCCTCTGGGGGGACTGATGGAGATGCCTCACCTGGGAACCTTACAAGCAATGCTGGATGGACTTGATGTCCTGCTTTCCCAGAAGGATCAACCCAG GAGGTGCAAACTGCAAGTGCTGGATTTAAGAAATACTGGCCAGGACTTCTGGAGAATGTGGTCTGGATCCAGTGTCCAGGTGTCCTCAAGCTCATTAGAAGAACCAGTGGCTAAGAAGAGGCCAAGGACACATCAGACTTTGGGTCCCTTGGAGGTGTTCATAGAACTTCACATCAATGGAAGGACCATGGATGGATTCCTCACCTACCTCATGAGATGGGTGGAGGAGAGGAAAGCTTCCATACACCTGTGCTGTAAGAAACTAAAGATAGAGTCAATGCCCAGAGACAATATTATGAAGATCCTGAGTATGGTGCAGCTGGACTGTGTTGAGGAGGTGCGAGTACATTGTACCTGGCGGCTGTCCAGCCTGGCTGTGTTTGCTCCTCTCCTGGGCCAGATGAGCAATATGCAGAGACTCCTTCTCTCTCACACAGACATATCCACACTTGAAGATCAGGAGGAGCAGCATGTTGTCCAAATTACTTCTCAGTTCCTCAGGCTGCACTACCTCCAGGATCTCTTTCTGGAATCTGCCTTCTTCCTGGAAGGATGCCTGGACCAGATGCTCAG GTGCCTGACAAACCCCTTGGACACCCTTGGAATAACTCACTGCCTCCTTACGAATTCAGACTTGATCCATCTTTCCCAGTGTCCGAATATCAGTCAGCTAAAGGGCCTGGATCTGAGTGGTGTCACCCTGACCTACTCTAGTCCTGAGCTCCTTCCAGGTCTGCTGGAGAAAGTTGCAGCCACCCTCCAGGAACTGTACTTAGATCAGTGTGGGATCATGGATTCGCAACTTGAGGCCATCCTGCCTGCCCTGAGCCACTGTTTCCAGCTTAATTTCTTTAGCATACGTGGAAACTTCCTCTCCATGGCCATCATGGATAAGATGCTTCGACACACCTCGGCGCTGCCCAGTTTATGTCAAGAACTGTACCCTGTCCCTCAGGAGAGTTTCAGCTCTCTGGGAATCCTCCAAATGGGGAGACTTGCTCAGTGTCGAGCTGAACTGCTTGAGATTCTGAAGGACTTGGGACGTCCCAGGACCATCTGGATTAGTTCCAGCCCCTGTCCTCACTGTGGAGAGGACACATTCGATCATCCTGAGCCCATCACATATGGCAGTAACACCTCTGCCTAG
- the LOC113906237 gene encoding PRAME family member 8-like codes for MSLLRDEALAIWSLEYLPMELYPTLFMAAFSLRRSETMMAMVQTWPFARLPLGGLMKKPHQETLEAVLDGLDVLLAQKVQPRKCKLRVLDLRNTGQDFWNMWSGDKYHVTSSSLMASVAKDMPRTKHSLAPLEMYVDLCLKENTWGKCITYLFTWVEQRKGSIHLCCKKMKIVSRSRETIKKVFRIVKLDCIQEVDLNFTQKLSSLAKFAPLLGKMRNVQKLLLSPIHGSAAEEQDHQALLQFTSQILRLQYLRYLRMEGPSFLEGRLNQMLRCLKIPLYNISITNCLLTELDLTHLSQSPKICQLKGLNLSGVTLTNFCPKLIQGLLEKVADTLEELNLNLCGITDSLLTALVPALSCCSQLRVFSICGNLISMAVLQSLLRHTDGLSALRLEFYPAPRESYSSLGCLDQMLSECGPLAGCLRTPLDHLAITKCWLTESDLTHLSQHPNIHQLKGLDLSGVTMINFSIEILHVLPEQVAATL; via the exons ATGAGCCTGTTGAGAGATGAGGCCTTGGCCATCTGGTCTTTGGAGTATCTGCCCATGGAGCTCTACCCAACACTATTCATGGCCGCCTTCTCTCTCAGACGCAGTGAGACCATGATGGCCATGGTGCAAACCTGGCCCTTTGCCCGCCTGCCTCTAGGGGGGCTGATGAAGAAGCCTCACCAAGAAACCTTAGAAGCAGTGCTGGATGGACTTGATGTCCTGCTGGCCCAGAAGGTTCAGCCCAG GAAGTGCAAACTGCGGGTGCTGGACTTGAGAAATACTGGCCAGGACTTCTGGAACATGTGGTCTGGAGACAAGTACCATGTGACCTCAAGTTCACTTATGGCATCAGTGGCTAAGGACATGCCAAGGACAAAGCACTCCTTGGCTCCCTTGGAGATGTACGTAGATCTTTGTCTCAAGGAAAATACCTGGGGCAAATGTATCACCTACCTCTTCACGTGGGTGGAGCAGCGGAAAGGCTCCATACACTTGTGCTGTAAGAAGATGAAGATTGTTTCAAGGTCCAGGGAAACTATTAAGAAAGTTTTCCGAATAGTGAAGCTGGACTGTATCCAGGAGGTGGACTTGAATTTCACCCAGAAGCTGTCCTCCCTGGCCAAGTTTGCTCCTCTCCTGGGCAAGATGAGAAATGTTCAGAAACTCCTTCTCTCCCCCATTCATGGGTCTGCTGCTGAGGAACAGGACCATCAGGCTCTTCTGCAATTTACTTCTCAGATCCTCAGACTGCAGTACCTCCGCTATCTCCGTATGGAAGGTCCATCTTTCCTTGAAGGCCGCCTGAACCAGATGCTCAG ATGCCTGAAGATCCCCTTGTACAACATCTCAATAACCAACTGCCTGCTTACAGAATTAGACTTGACCCATCTGTCCCAGAGTCCGAAAATCTGTCAGCTAAAGGGCCTGAATCTGAGTGGTGTTACCCTGACCAACTTTTGTCCCAAGCTCATCCAAGGCCTGCTAGAGAAAGTTGCGGATACTCTTGAAGAGCTGAACTTAAACCTGTGTGGGATCACGGACTCCCTCCTCACGGCTCTTGTGCCTGCCCTAAGCTGCTGCTCCCAGCTCAGGGTCTTCAGCATATGTGGAAACCTCATCTCCATGGCTGTCCTGCAGAGTCTCCTGCGTCATACTGATGGGTTGTCTGCTTTACGTCTAGAGTTTTATCCTGCCCCTCGGGAGAGTTACAGCTCTCTGG GCTGCCTGGACCAGATGCTCAGTGAGTGTGGACCGCTGGCTGG ATGCCTGAGGACCCCCTTGGACCACTTGGCAATAACTAAGTGCTGGCTTACAGAATCAGACCTGACCCATCTGTCCCAGCACCCAAACATTCATCAGCTCAAAGGCCTGGATCTGAGTGGTGTCACCATGATCAACTTTAGTATTGAGATCCTCCACGTTCTTCCGGAGCAAGTTGCAGCCACCCTCTAG